In Dehalogenimonas etheniformans, one genomic interval encodes:
- a CDS encoding basic amino acid ABC transporter substrate-binding protein has product MKKLTWLAVAVVAILALALPGCSNGGTTDTTTTAGPLKIRVATDATWAPFEYVNETTKKIEGFDIDLLNAIAAKANLEIEYINVGFDPLLAGMAQGTYDAAISSITITPERAAQMMFSDPYFTAGQMITVKLNNTTITGQASLSGKKIGAQLGTTGEVLAKDIPNATVRSYDEIGLAYQDLLNGQIDAVICDTPIANNYVKKNATALKTVGSALSTEDYGIAVAKGKQDLLTKINSGLSQIKSDGTIEQLVTKWLAG; this is encoded by the coding sequence GTGAAAAAGCTTACCTGGTTGGCAGTAGCCGTTGTAGCCATATTGGCTTTGGCGCTGCCGGGTTGTTCTAACGGCGGGACCACTGACACAACTACTACTGCTGGTCCGCTCAAAATCCGTGTCGCCACCGATGCCACCTGGGCGCCATTTGAGTATGTGAACGAGACCACAAAAAAAATTGAGGGCTTTGACATCGACCTACTAAACGCCATTGCAGCCAAAGCCAATTTGGAGATTGAGTACATCAACGTCGGTTTCGATCCGCTGCTTGCCGGTATGGCGCAGGGAACTTACGATGCCGCTATCTCTTCGATAACCATCACCCCTGAACGCGCCGCCCAGATGATGTTCTCCGATCCCTATTTCACGGCCGGTCAGATGATCACCGTCAAACTGAACAACACCACGATCACCGGTCAGGCATCGCTTTCAGGTAAAAAGATCGGTGCCCAGTTGGGTACAACCGGTGAAGTACTCGCAAAAGACATTCCGAATGCCACCGTCAGGTCCTATGACGAAATCGGGTTGGCTTACCAGGATCTTTTGAACGGCCAGATTGACGCTGTTATTTGCGACACCCCGATAGCCAACAACTACGTCAAAAAGAATGCGACCGCCCTGAAAACAGTTGGATCAGCTCTTTCCACCGAGGATTACGGTATTGCCGTCGCCAAGGGTAAACAAGATTTGCTGACCAAGATCAATTCGGGCTTGTCCCAGATCAAGTCCGATGGGACCATCGAGCAGCTCGTTACCAAATGGCTCGCAGGATAG
- a CDS encoding ABC transporter permease, whose amino-acid sequence MSKKQRPIAKQPETRWIWLGLFTALFILVVSNDTWWRDAFGFLFPSQTEALHPRAPLRIFLWEHLRMVGISSFLSMAIGIPLGILTTRAWGKTLNPLVGHLTSLGQTFPPIAVLALAVPALGFGLKPAVLALFLYGLFPIVSSTSVALSGVPLTVLDSARGMGMTPVQSLFRVEIPLGLPVILGGIRISVMVNIGTAMIGALIGAGGLGSPVIAGLIQFNPAFILEGTLPAAFMAILASEFITTLELSAAHQPEPATAS is encoded by the coding sequence ATGTCGAAAAAGCAACGACCGATAGCAAAGCAGCCTGAGACTCGCTGGATCTGGCTCGGGCTGTTTACCGCCCTCTTTATTCTCGTTGTCTCGAACGACACTTGGTGGCGGGATGCTTTCGGTTTTTTGTTCCCTTCCCAAACCGAGGCGTTGCACCCCCGCGCTCCTTTGCGGATTTTCCTCTGGGAACATCTCCGTATGGTGGGTATCTCCTCATTCCTTTCGATGGCAATCGGAATCCCTCTGGGTATCCTTACTACCCGGGCTTGGGGGAAAACCCTTAATCCCCTGGTCGGCCACCTGACTTCGCTGGGGCAGACGTTCCCGCCCATCGCTGTTTTGGCGCTTGCGGTGCCCGCGCTTGGTTTCGGCCTTAAACCGGCGGTTTTAGCTTTGTTTCTATACGGACTTTTTCCTATCGTTTCCAGCACCTCGGTCGCACTTTCCGGCGTACCGCTTACCGTGCTGGATTCAGCCAGAGGCATGGGCATGACTCCGGTCCAATCACTCTTCAGGGTGGAAATCCCGTTGGGTCTGCCTGTCATATTAGGAGGCATTCGCATCTCGGTCATGGTCAATATTGGGACGGCCATGATCGGTGCTTTAATCGGGGCAGGCGGCCTCGGGTCTCCGGTAATTGCTGGTCTTATCCAGTTCAACCCCGCTTTTATCCTTGAGGGAACGCTTCCTGCTGCCTTCATGGCGATACTCGCCAGTGAATTCATTACCACACTTGAGCTCAGTGCTGCCCACCAGCCTGAACCGGCTACCGCCAGTTGA
- a CDS encoding ABC transporter ATP-binding protein, with amino-acid sequence MIELLDVSKDYGTTHALRGVSITIPRGQVTVLIGPSGCGKTTFLRVINRLVTPTAGKVLIDGQDNTGIKSEDLRRGIGYAIQGVGLFPHWTVAGNIATVPKLIGWQRERIEKRVRELLELVGLSPKDYANRYPAELSGGQAQRVGVARALAADPPILLMDEPFGAVDPLTRIRLQNEFMRIQSRLKKTVIFVTHDLEEAIRLADRIAIMAAGEIVQYDTPENILSKPANKYVHDFVGTDRALKRLSRFKVADFVKQTSAIRLSDIDKITAQANRFSWIIGDRGEFKGWLDETMLGAGNPSDAVVIPQDDFALPRDASLRQALSIMLGQGVRALPVVDESGIFLGEVTLADVEKATTDSKAA; translated from the coding sequence ATGATCGAACTCCTCGATGTATCAAAAGACTATGGCACGACTCATGCCCTCCGCGGTGTTTCGATAACCATCCCGAGGGGACAGGTTACCGTGCTGATCGGGCCTTCGGGCTGCGGCAAGACCACCTTCCTTCGCGTGATCAACCGCCTTGTGACTCCAACTGCCGGTAAAGTGTTGATTGACGGCCAGGACAACACGGGTATCAAATCGGAAGACCTTCGGCGAGGCATCGGTTACGCCATCCAGGGAGTGGGTCTGTTTCCCCATTGGACGGTCGCCGGAAACATCGCCACCGTTCCCAAGCTCATCGGCTGGCAACGGGAGCGCATCGAAAAGAGAGTCCGGGAATTGCTGGAACTGGTCGGCTTATCACCTAAAGATTACGCTAACCGCTACCCTGCCGAACTATCCGGTGGCCAGGCGCAGAGGGTGGGTGTCGCGCGGGCTCTAGCCGCGGATCCCCCTATCCTCCTCATGGACGAGCCCTTTGGTGCGGTAGACCCGCTGACCCGGATCCGACTCCAAAATGAATTCATGCGCATACAATCGAGATTGAAAAAGACGGTCATTTTTGTTACCCATGACCTTGAAGAGGCTATCCGTCTCGCCGATCGCATAGCTATCATGGCCGCCGGAGAAATCGTTCAATATGACACGCCGGAAAATATCTTATCAAAGCCTGCCAACAAATATGTGCATGATTTTGTCGGCACCGACCGAGCCCTTAAACGCCTTTCTAGGTTTAAAGTAGCCGATTTCGTAAAACAAACTTCCGCGATAAGACTGTCAGATATCGACAAGATTACCGCTCAGGCGAATCGATTTTCCTGGATCATCGGAGACAGGGGGGAATTCAAAGGCTGGTTAGATGAAACGATGTTGGGAGCGGGAAATCCTTCTGATGCCGTGGTCATCCCGCAGGATGATTTCGCCCTTCCCCGGGACGCTTCCCTCCGCCAGGCTTTGTCGATAATGTTAGGTCAAGGAGTGCGCGCGTTGCCCGTGGTGGACGAGTCGGGGATTTTTCTGGGAGAGGTCACACTTGCCGATGTCGAAAAAGCAACGACCGATAGCAAAGCAGCCTGA
- a CDS encoding ABC transporter permease — translation MQKLEIHAVAAAAVVLGISAAFLDWFSLNPNRLVSGQGLGFFESLGLVLGTLLLGSWVVILSIAAIRKSWSKYAYPVLFFVVLFEVIGGSGLAATRHLSGAGVLSRVSLSGGFWLSLLAVYLLYFVSTRKGHPFSSLVTMLGPLAVLAILASGWCDGLSVIVEFNAQRTRFVAELWRHLSIFGVSLAAATVIGIPLGIWISKGSKAARPILWFLGIVETVPSLALFGLLLVTLAAIRDLLPALGISAIGFLPAVIAITLYALLPIVQNTYTGIRSVANEICDAGFGVGMSRFQLLSNVELPLAAPAIVSGLRIAAIQAVGGTTVAALIGAGGLGFFILQGLGQAASDLILLGALSVTIMALVVNAFFQFIEDRLSPGQVAAA, via the coding sequence ATGCAAAAACTCGAGATACATGCAGTTGCCGCAGCCGCTGTCGTTCTCGGGATTTCAGCGGCTTTTCTCGATTGGTTCAGTCTCAACCCTAACCGGTTGGTCTCCGGGCAGGGATTGGGATTTTTCGAAAGCCTCGGTCTGGTTCTAGGGACTCTGCTGTTAGGGTCATGGGTAGTCATTCTCTCAATTGCGGCGATTCGAAAATCCTGGTCAAAATATGCCTACCCGGTTTTGTTTTTCGTGGTTTTATTCGAAGTTATAGGTGGTTCCGGTCTTGCTGCCACAAGGCACCTATCCGGTGCTGGCGTCCTTTCTCGCGTCAGTCTCTCTGGCGGGTTCTGGCTTTCCCTCCTGGCGGTTTACCTTCTTTATTTCGTGTCCACCCGTAAAGGTCATCCTTTCAGCTCCCTGGTAACGATGCTTGGCCCATTGGCCGTCCTGGCAATCCTGGCGTCAGGCTGGTGTGATGGTCTCTCGGTCATCGTGGAATTCAATGCGCAACGTACCAGGTTTGTGGCTGAACTCTGGCGTCACCTGTCCATCTTCGGCGTTAGCCTGGCGGCTGCCACCGTGATCGGCATTCCGTTGGGGATCTGGATTTCTAAGGGTAGTAAAGCAGCCCGACCTATCCTATGGTTTCTCGGTATAGTCGAGACCGTGCCAAGCCTCGCTTTGTTCGGTTTACTCCTTGTGACTTTGGCAGCTATCCGGGACTTATTGCCTGCGCTGGGCATTTCGGCCATCGGTTTTCTGCCGGCGGTAATTGCCATTACCCTCTACGCGCTGTTGCCGATCGTACAGAACACCTACACCGGCATCAGATCGGTTGCTAATGAAATTTGTGATGCCGGGTTCGGGGTTGGCATGAGCCGCTTTCAACTTCTGTCCAATGTCGAATTGCCGCTGGCGGCTCCGGCCATCGTGTCTGGCTTGCGCATCGCCGCCATCCAGGCGGTGGGTGGCACCACCGTCGCTGCCTTGATCGGCGCCGGTGGCCTTGGCTTTTTTATCCTTCAGGGCCTCGGCCAGGCTGCCTCGGATTTGATCCTGTTGGGGGCTCTGTCCGTCACCATTATGGCATTGGTTGTTAATGCCTTCTTCCAATTCATCGAGGACCGGCTGAGTCCCGGGCAGGTGGCCGCTGCATGA
- the osmF gene encoding glycine betaine ABC transporter substrate-binding protein OsmF: MKIRFLILLTAIILALSFSGCGNAPVSTTTKGPITVGSKVDTEGTLLAQIIILMLRDYGFTVNDRSATGQTPIVRRALLNGEIDIYPEYTGNGAFFFNLADSPVWQDFNAGYQKVKELDKTANNVIWLQPAPANNTWAIAVTKTFADNNNLKTMDDLAAYINNGGVFKLAASEEFLTSQVALPAFEAAYGFSLRPDQQVVVSTGGTATTEKAAAEGTSGVNAAMAFGTDGDLAALGLLILDDNRHAQPYYAPAPIVRGVVFDKYPELATILNPVFATLDLLTLQTLNAQIQVEGRGAAAVARDYLKSKNFIP, from the coding sequence ATGAAAATCAGGTTCCTGATCCTTTTAACGGCAATAATTCTCGCTCTGTCGTTCTCGGGTTGCGGCAATGCCCCTGTTTCTACCACGACCAAGGGACCTATCACCGTCGGTTCAAAGGTTGACACCGAGGGAACTCTGCTGGCGCAAATTATCATACTCATGCTCAGGGATTACGGTTTCACTGTCAATGATCGTTCTGCTACCGGGCAGACTCCTATCGTCCGAAGAGCCCTGCTCAACGGTGAAATCGATATTTATCCCGAATATACCGGCAACGGCGCTTTCTTTTTCAACCTGGCGGATTCTCCGGTGTGGCAGGACTTCAATGCGGGATACCAGAAGGTCAAAGAACTGGATAAAACTGCCAATAATGTCATTTGGCTGCAGCCTGCTCCGGCCAACAACACTTGGGCCATCGCCGTGACCAAGACATTCGCCGATAATAATAACCTGAAAACAATGGATGATTTGGCAGCCTATATCAACAACGGCGGGGTATTCAAGCTGGCGGCTTCAGAAGAATTCCTGACCAGCCAGGTCGCTTTACCGGCCTTCGAGGCTGCTTATGGCTTCAGTTTAAGGCCCGATCAGCAGGTAGTCGTCTCCACCGGCGGAACTGCGACAACTGAGAAAGCGGCCGCTGAGGGGACCAGCGGCGTGAACGCGGCTATGGCCTTCGGGACCGACGGCGACCTGGCAGCGCTGGGCTTGTTGATCCTCGATGACAACCGGCATGCCCAACCTTACTACGCTCCCGCGCCGATCGTTCGTGGTGTTGTATTCGATAAATATCCCGAACTGGCGACAATTTTGAATCCCGTTTTTGCCACCCTCGATCTGCTGACTCTCCAGACGCTGAACGCTCAGATTCAGGTGGAAGGCCGGGGCGCTGCCGCCGTAGCCCGGGATTACCTGAAATCCAAAAACTTCATACCTTAA
- a CDS encoding B12-binding domain-containing radical SAM protein → MKILLVNPARKHLATFGHHSVFPNSLLYIGAVLEKAGHDVRIYDNQVDLRGPKDFIDWGPQLVGFSVLSGPNIAEAIQQTKEFKRYLPDVKTVWGNVHPSVLPQQTIAEEFIDYLCVGAGEYMMAELASHLETGSPSIDKIKGLAWKDDGKVVVNAPSEFIKNLDDLPDPAWHLIDVPKYWEKSLNTSRGCPSKCTFCYSPLFYRGYSGDLSAARIVSQIEHLHTTYGVKFVRFFEDTFTCNRERLREFCRLMIEKKMPVQWDCDSRIGLSDEDIGLMSKAGCVSVGLGIESGSPRIIKFIKKGITVKAVEETIERLARHKIMPRLYFIAELPTETVEEFKETQDLIKRLDKPPYQYMPYNPFPGTALYEYCLKEGLLKEPASLAEWANVVTLRAINPRYLLVPPVLLDKALDDLRDMYFLRPLRFALRHMPLYFTRLKPWPKELWKGIKRFILYFNTRPVAEGKLRGQLR, encoded by the coding sequence TTGAAAATCCTTCTGGTCAATCCAGCCCGCAAGCATCTTGCCACCTTCGGCCATCACAGTGTTTTCCCCAACAGCCTGCTCTATATCGGGGCGGTGCTGGAGAAGGCGGGGCACGATGTGCGTATTTACGATAACCAGGTGGACCTTCGCGGGCCCAAGGATTTCATCGATTGGGGACCGCAACTTGTAGGCTTTTCCGTCCTGTCCGGTCCGAACATCGCTGAAGCCATCCAGCAGACGAAGGAATTCAAAAGGTATTTGCCGGACGTGAAAACGGTCTGGGGGAATGTCCATCCGAGCGTCCTGCCGCAACAGACGATCGCCGAAGAATTTATCGATTATCTTTGCGTTGGCGCCGGCGAATATATGATGGCCGAATTAGCCAGCCACCTGGAAACCGGTTCACCCTCGATCGATAAGATCAAAGGGCTGGCCTGGAAGGATGATGGTAAAGTCGTTGTCAACGCGCCGAGCGAATTCATTAAAAATCTGGACGACCTCCCAGATCCGGCATGGCATTTGATCGACGTGCCGAAATACTGGGAAAAATCCCTCAATACCTCGCGTGGGTGCCCCAGCAAATGCACCTTCTGCTACTCGCCGCTCTTCTACAGAGGCTACTCCGGCGACCTGTCCGCTGCCCGTATCGTTTCCCAAATCGAGCATCTTCATACAACCTATGGAGTGAAGTTTGTACGTTTCTTCGAGGACACCTTCACCTGTAACCGCGAGCGTTTGCGTGAGTTCTGCAGGTTAATGATCGAAAAGAAAATGCCGGTGCAATGGGACTGCGACTCGAGAATCGGACTGTCAGACGAGGATATCGGTCTGATGTCCAAAGCGGGCTGCGTCAGTGTGGGGCTGGGCATCGAGAGCGGTTCACCCAGGATCATCAAGTTCATCAAAAAAGGCATCACAGTGAAAGCTGTCGAGGAGACGATTGAACGCCTAGCCCGCCACAAGATTATGCCTCGCCTCTACTTCATCGCCGAACTGCCCACAGAGACCGTTGAGGAGTTTAAGGAAACGCAAGATCTCATCAAGCGACTGGACAAGCCTCCGTACCAGTACATGCCTTACAATCCCTTCCCGGGAACCGCACTCTATGAGTATTGCCTTAAAGAGGGTTTGCTTAAGGAGCCTGCAAGCCTGGCAGAATGGGCGAACGTTGTGACACTGCGCGCCATCAACCCCAGATACCTGCTCGTACCTCCTGTGCTTTTGGATAAAGCCCTCGACGACCTGCGCGACATGTATTTCCTGCGCCCGTTGCGCTTTGCCCTGCGCCATATGCCACTCTATTTCACCCGTTTGAAGCCATGGCCTAAGGAATTGTGGAAAGGCATAAAGCGGTTCATCCTCTATTTCAATACTCGGCCGGTGGCGGAGGGAAAATTACGAGGGCAATTACGTTAA
- a CDS encoding B12-binding domain-containing radical SAM protein, giving the protein MRVLLVNPAKRFEGFLGKTRSLQPTVLPNSLLFIGAVLERGGHQVMIWDQQVDARQPADFFKSLNPQLVGFSVSVGGIIYEAIAQSIEFKRLDPSIKVVWGNVHPSMLPEQTLAEDYVDYVVIGPGEYTMLELVDHLEKRQPSDLSSINGLAFKNDRKVIINPDRPFIQNLDELPDPAWHLVPMEDYWEKSLNTSRGCPSKCIFCYNPPFHKGQLGEFSAERIVSQMETLKKSYDVPLFRFFEDDFCHNRPRLHRFCKLVIEKKMKIRWDCDARAGLTEEDVRLMKQSGCASVGFGVESGSPRLLKFIRKTAKLEDIKQTFKLLVKYKILPKLYLISELPTETVADFEATKNLIKELGNPPYQYVSFLPYPGTELYNYCIARGLEPPKTTEEWAAFISQPDCGARWSEVPKEMTAAFKRKLVKYYFWRRTFFALRHGMFSFYIPVNPSAKEFFRVIRFWWRYYVTRPLYG; this is encoded by the coding sequence ATGCGCGTCTTATTAGTCAACCCTGCCAAACGTTTCGAAGGTTTCCTCGGTAAAACGAGGTCTCTGCAGCCGACAGTATTGCCCAATTCTCTACTTTTCATTGGCGCGGTTCTGGAGCGCGGCGGCCACCAGGTCATGATCTGGGACCAACAGGTCGACGCACGGCAACCGGCAGATTTCTTCAAGTCCCTCAATCCGCAACTCGTTGGGTTCTCCGTTTCGGTCGGGGGAATCATCTATGAGGCTATCGCGCAGTCGATAGAATTCAAGCGCCTAGATCCCTCGATAAAAGTGGTCTGGGGGAACGTCCACCCGAGTATGCTCCCCGAGCAGACCCTGGCCGAGGATTATGTAGACTACGTAGTCATCGGCCCCGGGGAGTACACAATGCTGGAATTGGTGGACCACCTCGAAAAACGGCAGCCATCCGACCTGTCGAGTATCAATGGCCTCGCATTCAAAAATGATCGCAAGGTCATCATCAACCCCGACCGACCCTTCATCCAAAACCTCGACGAACTGCCGGACCCAGCCTGGCACCTGGTGCCGATGGAGGATTACTGGGAAAAATCCCTGAACACCTCCCGCGGCTGCCCCAGCAAGTGCATCTTTTGCTACAACCCGCCCTTTCATAAGGGCCAACTCGGCGAATTCTCCGCCGAACGCATCGTGTCCCAGATGGAGACCCTCAAGAAGAGCTACGACGTGCCGCTCTTCCGCTTCTTCGAGGACGATTTCTGCCACAACCGACCGCGGCTGCATCGGTTCTGCAAGCTGGTCATCGAAAAGAAAATGAAAATCCGCTGGGACTGCGACGCGCGCGCCGGCCTAACTGAGGAGGACGTACGGCTAATGAAGCAAAGCGGCTGCGCTTCAGTCGGCTTCGGCGTGGAGAGCGGTTCGCCGCGGCTGCTGAAATTCATCCGCAAGACAGCCAAACTCGAGGACATCAAGCAGACGTTCAAGCTCCTCGTCAAATACAAGATCCTGCCCAAGCTGTACCTGATCTCGGAACTGCCGACCGAAACCGTCGCGGACTTCGAGGCTACCAAGAATCTCATAAAAGAACTCGGCAACCCGCCATACCAGTATGTCTCCTTCCTGCCCTACCCCGGGACCGAGCTTTATAACTACTGCATCGCTCGCGGCCTTGAGCCCCCGAAAACGACCGAGGAATGGGCGGCTTTTATATCGCAACCTGATTGCGGCGCCCGGTGGTCCGAAGTGCCCAAAGAAATGACCGCCGCTTTCAAGCGAAAGCTGGTAAAATACTACTTCTGGCGGAGGACGTTCTTCGCTCTGCGGCACGGAATGTTTTCCTTCTATATCCCCGTCAACCCAAGCGCGAAGGAGTTCTTCCGCGTCATCCGATTCTGGTGGAGGTATTATGTCACCCGACCCTTGTACGGCTGA
- a CDS encoding adenosylcobinamide amidohydrolase gives MSPDPCTADSKNPVSKITYREHLGEFHGTKAEIIGHCVWDYPANTLVLRLPQPKWVLCAYQGYRKVTSVLNCFHPPESWRAVDNTNRTYWEYTRWIHREMLKQVAPGEKTALLFTGVDMHKHVVVEETFEELWVQAWVTAGVKTNALRIGRDAAYGIERKGLWQPFDHKEPPQPGTINIIVLTSSDLGQAAMASSFITITEAKTAALQDLDIRSSYNPKLLATGTSTDQVCVVPGNGDRCFYVSGQVKLGELIARAVTRGVTEAINKVRGQG, from the coding sequence ATGTCACCCGACCCTTGTACGGCTGATTCAAAAAATCCTGTGTCGAAAATCACATACCGTGAGCATTTGGGCGAGTTTCACGGCACCAAAGCCGAGATCATCGGCCACTGCGTCTGGGACTACCCCGCCAACACCCTGGTCCTCCGCCTGCCGCAGCCCAAGTGGGTCCTGTGCGCTTACCAGGGTTACCGCAAGGTTACCTCCGTGCTTAACTGCTTCCACCCGCCGGAATCCTGGCGCGCCGTTGACAATACTAACCGCACCTATTGGGAATACACGCGCTGGATCCACCGCGAGATGCTGAAGCAAGTGGCCCCCGGTGAAAAGACGGCGCTTCTTTTCACCGGCGTAGACATGCACAAGCACGTTGTGGTCGAGGAGACATTTGAGGAATTGTGGGTGCAAGCCTGGGTCACCGCCGGCGTCAAGACCAATGCCCTTAGGATAGGCAGGGATGCCGCATATGGAATCGAACGAAAAGGACTATGGCAGCCTTTCGATCATAAGGAGCCACCCCAGCCCGGCACTATCAACATCATCGTCCTCACCTCCTCAGACTTAGGACAAGCAGCCATGGCAAGCAGCTTTATTACAATCACCGAGGCCAAGACCGCAGCCCTCCAGGATCTGGACATTCGAAGTTCCTACAATCCCAAATTGCTCGCGACGGGGACCAGCACCGATCAGGTCTGCGTTGTTCCGGGGAATGGCGATCGATGCTTCTATGTATCGGGTCAGGTCAAATTGGGCGAGTTGATTGCCCGGGCTGTCACCCGCGGTGTTACCGAGGCTATCAATAAAGTGCGAGGCCAAGGATAA
- a CDS encoding DUF2779 domain-containing protein, producing MKHRGGKLLTKSKFMAGLQCPRYLWIYVNDPSRIPQPNLITQHTFDQGHEVGEIAKKLFPGGLDMSNLGFREMLSETSARLTDRKPIFEAAFQCNQLYARVDILNPSGDDGWDIVEVKSATEVKDENIADVAFQRYVAERCGLTVNRCYLVHINREYIRQGEIDPAGLLMSEDITERVAEVIGGMADMVEDMLQTISGDCPDSVIGRLCDSPYICPLKDGCWASLPEHPVSDLYRIGSKMDDLLKRGITSIREIPAGFKLNEKQLIQKTCVECGQPYLETDKIVDFLADLKYPHYFLDFETFATAIPMFDGTKPFQPVPFQFSLHTVASPSSGVEHKYFLARGPGDPRREFIEALSSCLGEEGSIIVYNQSFEEGVLEKLAEAYPEYQNWIENVISRMKDLIIPFRNFNYYHPNQCGSASLKHVLPSIAGITYEGMNIAEGQTASLKFMAAAFGEISEPDRQTIFNDLLEYCGQDTYGMVRIVEELRKLVVS from the coding sequence GTGAAACACCGCGGCGGCAAACTCCTAACCAAGTCCAAATTCATGGCCGGGCTACAATGCCCACGCTATTTGTGGATTTATGTTAACGATCCCAGCCGCATCCCCCAGCCAAACCTTATCACCCAACACACCTTCGATCAGGGGCACGAAGTCGGGGAGATAGCCAAAAAGCTCTTCCCCGGCGGGCTCGACATGTCGAACCTGGGCTTTCGGGAAATGCTATCGGAGACCTCGGCGCGTCTAACAGATCGGAAACCCATCTTCGAAGCTGCTTTTCAGTGTAATCAGCTATACGCCCGGGTCGATATCCTGAATCCGTCCGGTGATGACGGCTGGGACATCGTCGAGGTCAAGAGCGCTACCGAAGTAAAAGACGAAAATATCGCCGACGTAGCCTTCCAGCGTTACGTAGCGGAGCGGTGCGGGTTAACGGTAAACCGCTGTTATCTCGTCCACATTAACCGTGAATACATCAGACAGGGCGAGATCGACCCGGCCGGGCTTCTGATGTCTGAGGATATCACCGAACGCGTTGCCGAGGTCATAGGCGGCATGGCTGATATGGTGGAGGACATGCTCCAGACTATATCCGGTGATTGCCCCGATTCGGTTATCGGTCGACTTTGCGATTCACCCTACATTTGCCCGCTAAAAGACGGATGTTGGGCGTCGCTGCCGGAACATCCGGTCAGCGACCTTTACCGCATCGGATCGAAAATGGATGACCTATTGAAACGCGGCATCACTTCGATCCGCGAGATTCCAGCAGGATTTAAATTAAACGAGAAGCAACTCATCCAGAAAACCTGCGTCGAGTGCGGTCAGCCCTATCTTGAAACCGATAAAATAGTCGATTTCCTTGCGGATTTGAAGTATCCGCATTACTTCCTCGACTTTGAGACTTTTGCGACTGCTATACCGATGTTCGATGGAACCAAGCCTTTCCAACCCGTCCCGTTTCAATTCTCGCTGCATACTGTTGCGTCGCCATCATCTGGAGTTGAACATAAGTATTTTCTTGCCAGAGGACCCGGCGACCCGCGTCGAGAGTTCATCGAAGCGCTAAGCTCCTGTCTCGGAGAAGAAGGTTCAATTATTGTTTACAACCAGAGCTTCGAAGAAGGGGTCCTGGAAAAGTTAGCTGAGGCTTATCCTGAATACCAGAACTGGATCGAGAATGTTATATCACGGATGAAAGACTTGATCATTCCCTTCAGGAATTTTAATTACTATCACCCGAACCAGTGCGGCAGCGCTTCGCTCAAACACGTTCTGCCATCGATCGCAGGCATCACTTATGAAGGCATGAACATAGCTGAAGGGCAAACCGCAAGTCTGAAATTTATGGCTGCCGCATTCGGTGAGATTTCAGAACCTGACCGGCAAACGATCTTCAACGATCTTCTCGAATACTGCGGCCAGGATACGTACGGCATGGTACGCATAGTGGAGGAACTGAGGAAATTGGTCGTGTCTTAA
- a CDS encoding SIMPL domain-containing protein: MKKGILGALIAIAIFAVGMGVMGFTAAQSGELVNTTQQVGIWVSGEGKVTVVPDVANLSLGVQVESATLADANQKASAAMDALINVLKTQGIADKDIKTQNFNIYPVYDYTKDIGTPVIRGYQVTNTVVVKVRVIANAGKIIDASVAAAGDAVRVNSIAFSVDDPTKAIDQARELALLDAKAKAEQIARVTGVSLGSVSYVSDSSSTAARVLPPSFDSKAGAAGSTTPILPGDTDLTVSVQVIYNIN; encoded by the coding sequence ATGAAAAAGGGTATCTTGGGAGCCCTGATAGCGATTGCCATCTTCGCTGTCGGGATGGGTGTCATGGGATTTACGGCTGCTCAATCTGGTGAACTCGTCAACACCACTCAGCAAGTCGGAATCTGGGTTTCGGGTGAAGGTAAAGTGACCGTTGTTCCCGATGTTGCCAACCTGTCTCTCGGAGTTCAAGTCGAATCAGCGACGCTTGCCGATGCCAATCAAAAAGCCTCAGCCGCCATGGATGCGCTGATTAACGTTCTGAAGACTCAGGGCATAGCCGACAAGGACATCAAGACACAGAACTTCAATATTTATCCAGTTTATGATTACACCAAAGATATCGGCACTCCCGTTATCCGGGGTTACCAGGTGACCAACACGGTCGTCGTAAAAGTCCGGGTGATCGCCAACGCCGGTAAAATCATCGACGCTTCCGTCGCCGCCGCAGGTGATGCTGTCCGCGTCAATAGCATCGCATTCTCTGTGGATGATCCCACTAAAGCGATCGATCAAGCTCGTGAACTTGCTCTTCTCGATGCCAAGGCCAAGGCTGAACAGATCGCCCGTGTTACCGGAGTGTCCCTGGGTTCTGTCAGCTACGTCAGTGATTCTTCCAGTACCGCCGCCCGGGTTCTTCCGCCGTCCTTTGATTCGAAAGCCGGAGCTGCCGGTTCTACGACTCCTATTCTTCCCGGCGATACCGACCTGACTGTTTCCGTTCAGGTCATCTACAACATCAATTAG